The Tursiops truncatus isolate mTurTru1 chromosome 20, mTurTru1.mat.Y, whole genome shotgun sequence DNA window GGAGTTCTGAGCCATCTCGGCCTCGGGGTGGCGGCTGGTGAGGTGGCGCAGGGCACAGATGGCGGGCTCTGTGATGTCATCCTTGTCACCGGCACACAGGATGGCGTGGATGAGCGCCTCCACGCCGCTGTTCTGCGTCACCAGCGTCTTGTTCTTGCTGTTGTTGCAGGTCAGGTTGGACAGAGTGCCCGTGGCACAGGTGAGGACATTGACGTCGTCCACGCTCAGCTGGTTCACCAGAATCTTCAGCACACTCTCCAGGCCCTCCTGGGGTCGGGGGAGGCAGAGTGAGGGAGATTCCCAAACACAGGGTCTTCCCAAGTGTACCCGGGAGAACAGATGGCCTACGGAGGTCTCCAGCCCACTCAGCTCATACTCGATGGGCCCTGCCTGTGTGTGTTCATCCCCGTGATTCTGCCAAAACCTGTGAGAAGGTAGTCACGGGGcagctgaggtccagagaggttgaGGGCCTTGCCCACAGACCCACAGCTAGTGAGCCGGATCTGAACTCAGGCCTGTCTGTAAGCTCCACGCTCTTTCCTTCCACCCGCTCCTGTCCTCAGACCCAACAGAGCTCTACTCAGGCCGAGGGAGGCCCCTAGGCCAGAAAGAAATTGTTGAGGAGGTCCATGCTTCCATGGCCCAGCTGACCCACTTTTACACgcttctcccctctctgggccttagctGCTGCCCATTCTGTGGTCCCCAGGCCAAATCTGCTTTCAGGAAACACCCCTAACCCAGGAGCCTCATTCTCCCAAGGGGAGCCATGTGGGCCCTGTGATGGAACAGGAAGAGCCCAGGATCTGGGGACAGACagtcctgagttcaaatcccagctctgctgtctgCTAGCTGTGACCAAGGGCCGTTCCTTaactccctgagcctctgtttcttttttttttttctatttttctgtgaaaactttctttttctttaaattttttattttatattggagtatagttgatttacagtgttgtgttagtttcaggtgtacagcaaagtcagttatacatatacatgtatctattctttttcagattcttttcccatttaggttattacagaatactgagtagagttccctgtgctatacagtaggccctgttgattatctattttaaatatagcagtgtgtacatgttaatacCAAATTCCCAGTTTgtcccttccccccggtaaccataaatttgttctttatgtctgtgagtctgcttctgttttataagtaagttcatttgtatcattttttttttagcttccgcATATAAGCGACATcgtgtgatatttgtctttctctgaatgacttacttcacttggtatgataatctccaggtccatttgtgttgctgccaatggcattatttcattctttttaatggctaagtaatattccactgtgtatctGGACcacctgagcctctgtttcttcatctaggCCCCACACTCTACCTCCCAGTACTGAAAGGGGTAAAGGAGCCAATGTCCCCGGTGCCTAGTGGAGCCCAGCACGTGGCAGGTGCTCAACAAGCAGCCGATCGATGCAATTCTTAGCAGTGACAGTCAGGTTGGAAGAGGGACCAGAAGACTTGTCCTGAAACTGCATTTTTCCTTAAGCTGTTTTTAGGCACCGGCGACCCCCAAGCCGTCTCCTGCACACTACTGCTCCCCCCCGCCCAGGGTCTAGGTCAGAACTGTCCCTCTGATACCACCTGAACCCCAGCCAAGAAACATCAGCCTCCTTCATCTAGTCCCCTTTCTGAATCCCTAACAGGGATTAGAGCCTTGAGCCTAAAGGGATGAGGGGTTACAGGGCACTTCCATCCCCAGCCACGGTGGAGCAAGATACAGAGGTCTCAGCCCTTCCCCAGCTCCTAAGGTCAGACTCCCAGACAGGAGGTTGGACATGGTAAGATGGAAGGACGAGGTGGCTGAAGAGGCAGACCCAGGCTCCACGACCTCCCTCACCTGCTTGGTGGCCACGTCCGAGAGGTTGCGCAGGGTCCAGAGGCAGTTCTGCACGAGGCGGGGGCTGTTGCTCGTCAGGTGTTTGCCCAGGGCCTGCATCCCACCTGGGGTGGGAGACAGGGGCACCTCAGCCACAGGGGAGCACCGCTGACTGAGCCTGGTCACTGGTCAGAGCCCCTACCCCCGCCTGCCCGGCCACAGTACTCACCAGCCTCCACGATAGCGGGCTTATTGCTGGGACACACGGACAGCACCTTGAGCACACGGCTGGTGGTCCAGAGCAGCTTCTCGTAACTGTAGTTCCGCATGATGTGCACGAGAGCCTGGGGCCCTCCATTGGCCAGGATGATGAgctgtggagggagggggaaaatgCGTGTGAGACAGATAGGGACTAGGACAGGGAACAAAGAAGGAAGGGGGGTGACAGAGCTGTTACTACTGTGCTTCATCTAAAACCTGAACAGCTTTTGTGACTATTAAATAAGccaaaaagttacaaaaaaagGTAATACACAATGATGGAAAGGATGAGGTGAAATTACTAACGTACATTGCCACTGATGGCATTGCAAATAATGCAATCCTTTTGGAAAGTACCTGGAACTCTGAGTAAAAGCTTAGAGATATTAAAAATCCTCAGCCACACTGATGAAAAACTTTTCCTACCCTCTGGGAAAGGCTGTGTACTTGaatatgttcattacagcatcGTTCGTTCATCAAGGTGGAAAATCGGGAGCAACCTAGATGCCCTCCCTCAGAATAAAGTCTGGGGCCTCCACTTAAGTGAAATGCTATTTGCTGTTATAGAGGGTGGTTTTGCGGACAgtctagccaaaaaaaaaaaatttaatatcatGCAGAAAACAGATGCAAAGTTGTAAATTGCTATAAGTACAACTGTGTACAAATATGCCCACAGGAAAGCACTGGAGAAGCACATGGTTGTATGAGGAtaatgaattttttctttcccttgtccTCAAACTATCCAGTAATATGGTGAAACATGTAcatctgtatatacatatatatttaacctAAATAGGGTAAGAAGGCAGTGTCCTGAAGCTGCCGTTGGACGGAGGGTGATGCCACGGGGGCTGCAGGtcttggttgggggtggggtgcggcCCACCTTGCTCTCCTGGTTGCCGTAGGCCAGGAGCTGCAGGCAGTCGGTGGTGATGGCCAGGAACTTGGGGTTGTTCTTGTTGAGCAGAGGCACCATCTTCTGCAGCCCGTCTGCCAGGCGCACCGCCATCTTGGCGCCCTCCTGGTACAGCAGCAGGTTGTGCAGCGTGGTGATGGCGTAGAAAAGGACCGACTCCACgggggagctgggagaggggcaggggggTCACGTGAGTCAGGTCCCAGGTGAATGTGGGCCACCTCTCAGTACTGACACCCCAATGGTGTCCCTTGAGTCcagccccactttttttttttgggccacaccgtgcggcatgcaggatcttagttccctgaccagggatcaaacccacgccccctgcagtggaagcgcggagtcttaaccactggaccgccaggggagtcccccagccccattttttttttttttttttttttttttttgcggtacgcgggcctctcactgttgtggcctctcccgctgcggagcacaggctccggacgcgcaggctcagcggccatggctcacgggcccagccgctccgcggcatgtggggtcttcccggactggggcacgaacccatgtgccctgcattggcaggcggactctcaaccactgcgccaccagggaagcccccccccccagccccattTTTATGCACAAAGCACACAgcacctctcctctctccactgGGACCAGGACTCCTCCTGCTTTGTGCTCCCGGCTGGGTGCTAAACGTACGGTTGGTCCCCTTGACACCTGTCCCTACTGAGTAACTGCCATGTGGAAGGCCTCATACTAGAGAGGCCCTGCAAGGGACTCAGGGGAATAAGATCAGTATCTCCACCGTTAGGTAACTCGCAGCCTAATATGATGTAAGGAAAAAGGCCAATCAACACTGCAAGGCTGGGAAAGGTAAAGGTGGCAAAGGACTtcgcacatgctgttccctctgcctgtaaTACTCTTCCCTTCATCTACACCAGCCAAACTCCACTCATCCGTCAACCCCCTGCCATTAGAGTGAACAGCTTCTTGGAGCTCCGCTGACCAATCTTGGACACACCTTTGCTCTCATCTATACTGTATCCTGATAACTAACCTGCGAGTTACATGCCTGTCTCCCCTGCTATGCTGTGAGCAGCTGAGCACCAAGACTGGATGTGATTctgcacctggcacatagtaggtgctcagtaaatgtatgGAAGCCCAGGGACGTGGGCAGGTTGGGGAGTCCAAGGGAGGGGAAGCCCCAGGCTCCCGCGGTGGGTAGGGGTCGGTACCTGAGCATGCGGACCAGGGCAGGGATGCCACCCGACTTGAAGATGGCAAGCAGCCCCTCGCGGTGGTGGGAGAGGTTGTGAAGGATGCTGGTGGTACAGCGGGCTGTGTCCAGGTCGCTGGTGTTCTGCATGGCGCGCACGACGGCTGCTACCAGCTGGGGCGAGCCCATCAGCGCCCGCCGAGATGCCTCCTTCTTGGACAGCTGGTTCACGATCATGGCCGCCTTGGTCACCAccacctggggggagggggaggatagGAGGATCTGAGCAGATGGGCCAGGCTGGTTGCCACTGTGAGAAGGAAGGGCCAGGAGACCCCTCCACAAAGCTCAGACAGACCCGGGTCAGACTCTTCCCACTGATGGGGCTTTGGGTCAAtgacctccctccaccccaggtaGGGCCCTCTCCTGCAGACACCTgacctctcccttccctgccccgcCTCCACCCCAGCCAGACCCCTCACAGACCGGGTCCTCATCGTTGAGCAGCTTGGTGAGCTCAGGAAGGGCCCGGGTGGCCAGCTCAGCGTCGTCCTGGTAGTTGATGAGATGCACGATGGCCGACTTCAGGAGCTGGGATGGCTCGGCCAGCCGCTGCAGGTTGGTGGTCTGTCCTTCCACCTGGGTGGCCAGCAGGCAGCTGTCCTCTCTTGTCACACCAGGACATATGGCCTCCCGCACCCGCTGGGCTCTGCCTGTCGTGGACATCTGGTAATCCAGGTCACCTGGGGGCCAACAGGCAGGGACTGAGCTGCAGGATGCGGGCAGGGGGACACTGGGGAGCAGGCATCCCATCTGCGTCCTCTGGACCGCCTCCCAGACCACCACTCATAGTTCTACCTTTAACCAGTGACCTTGAGGAGGGCATCATCGCCTCAGTtacatcatctgtaaaatggggcaccACCTGTCCTGTCCGTCGCAGGGAATTCttacaagaattaaatgagataatagttGTGaattgggacctccctggtggtccagtggtaaagaatcctccttacaatgcaggggatgcgggtttgatccctggtcagggaactaagatctcacatgccgcggggcaacgaagctcacgtgccacaactagagcccacgtgccacaaaccaCAGAGCCCTCGCGCTCTGGAACCCACGTGCCACTACAATGCCCACACgtcctggagcctgcgcaccacaactagaaaacagaaaatccacatgccacaactagagagaaggctgtgcaccacaatggagagcccacgcgccgcagctaagacccgacgcagctaaaaacaaataaaataaataataaataaatctttaaaaaaaaagttgtgaattGCTCTTAAAAGAAAGGATGAcgaggtgcttccctggtggcacagtggttgagagtccgcctgccgagacaggggacacgggttcgtgccccggtccgggaggatcccacatgccacggagcggctgggcctgtgggccacaactactgaccctgcgtgtctggagcttgtgctccgcaacagtgagaggtccgtgaaccgtgatgaagagtggcccccgctcgctgcaactagaggaagtcctcgcacagaaacgaagacccaacacagccaaaaataaattaattaattaattaaaaaaaagaaaggatgcatgtgcctggcacatattgctaaaaaaaagttcagagattattattattaaaaggaaTAGCTAACATCTTTTGAGTACAGGCACACCTTGGAGATACTGCGGTTTCatttccagaccactgcaatgaagtgaatattgcaataaagtgagtcatgaattttttggtttcccagtgcatataaaagttatgtttacactgtatgtagtgtattaagtgtgcaatagcattatgtctaaaaaatgtacatatctcaattttaaaatactgcccaaaaatgctaaccgtcatctgcgtcttcagcaagtcatagtaatatcaaagatcactgatcatacATCACTATGACAAATAAAATAgtcatgaaaatgtttgaaatattgcaagaattactaaaatgtgacacagagacatgaagtgagcaaacgcTGTTGCAGAAATGACACCGACTGACTTGCTCCATGCAGAGTTaccacaaaacttcaatttgtaaaaaacgcagtatctgcGAAGTgtaataaagtgaagtgcaataaaacgaggtgtGCCTGTACTTATTATGTGCTTAGCAGTGAATTAAGTGCTTTCCTTATACTTTTCTCATCTAATCTTACAACAATCCTAGAACGTAAGGACTATTATTATCTCCgctttatagatgggaaaactgagacacagagaggttataAGAACCcaagctgggatctgaactcagACAGCCTGACTCCAGAATCCAACCCCGACTCTATGCCCCTCCCTTAACCACCAGGTAGAGGTAGGATGAGACAACCTCGGTCTATTTTCAACCCTGAAATTTCACGGTTCTAATTATACCCTCATCCTCCCCAAAGGAGACAACTCTCCCATTATACGGGCAGGCAAATAGAGGCCCAGAGGGCCACCCAGTAGAATACAGCAGATCAGAGGGAAAGTCCAGACTGTGGGTTTCAGCAAGCAAGAGGGGGGCTCTCAGCTCAGAGTCCAGGCTCCACCCCCTGGCGGGTCTGGGAGTCCCACAAACAGGTGCCCCGGCTTCCCAGgcagccctgccctggcaggcAGCCCTGCCCTGGCAAGTGTCCCAAAGCCCcgaagagagggaggcagaggttCCACCCTCCAACCAGTCGGGAAGGAGAGACCATCCACGTGACTTTCCCGTCCGGATGCTGTACCTCAGCTACCAACACAATGCCTGGCCCTGCCAGGCTGAGAGGCCTCTGCCTGCCGTGTGGGAGGAGCTCCCCAGGGTGCAGAGGCTGAGCTCTGCCGTGGCCCAGGCTGCCAAAGCCTACCCAGCACCCTCCCCAGCTCCCATAGCTCTCCGGGCTGCAACACTCAGGGCCCTGGAGGTATCTGTGGACTACAGACAGGACTGGATACTCCTCTCCCCCAGACAGGCAGGGCACCCTGGGCTGGTGGGGAAGGCTCTGCCTTCCCGGCATATTTGAGGCTCCTGGAGCAAGAGGACTGTGTCTTCCCCACAGTCCCTGAATTCCCTGAAGGCAGCAGTGATGCCTCCTCATCACACTGTAATTTCACGGAAGGCAAAGACTGTGCCTCTTCCTTCAGACTGGTGGGCAGGGTCTACGCTTCCGCTCCGTACCAGAGGTTCATGGAAGAGGAATCTGCCTCCCTCCCAGATGGGGGCTCTCTGAAGTCGCTGTGCCTCCTTCCTCAGACTGGTAAGTCTAAGAACAGgagctgtggggcttccctggtggcgcagtggttgagaatccaccagccggtgcagggaacatgggttcaagccttagtctgggaagatcccacatgcgtcggagcaactaagcccgtgtgccacaactactgagcccacgtgccacaactactgaagcctgcacacctagagcccgtgctccgcaactagagaagccaccacaatgagaagcccatgcaccgcaactagagaaagcccgtgcgcagcaacgaagacccagtgcagccaaaaataaatagataaataaatttatatattaaaaaaaaaaaaaaacagccgtAGCTGTGCCTCCCTCCTCAGACCGGGAGTCCCCTGAAGTCTGCCTCCTCTGACCCTGACCTCCCTCCAGTGCCCAGCCTGGCTTTCGGCTGGAATATTCCCATGGAAGAGTCCCCAGGGATCCTGACCTTGGCTCTGGGGCACCGCCTGGGTGTAGGTGGTGGTCTTCTTCAGCATGTACTGGCGCTCACAGGCCTCGTCATCCTCCGTGACGCCTTTGCTGCTGACCGAGGGCACGCAGGTATTGACCCCCGAGTGGATGCCCGAGTCGTAGGTGTACGTCTGTTGCCACTCCGTCACCTTGATGGGTTGTTCGATCAGGTTCATCACGTCCATGGTGGCTGCTGGGGACACAAAGGA harbors:
- the JUP gene encoding junction plakoglobin; translated protein: MDVMNLIEQPIKVTEWQQTYTYDSGIHSGVNTCVPSVSSKGVTEDDEACERQYMLKKTTTYTQAVPQSQGDLDYQMSTTGRAQRVREAICPGVTREDSCLLATQVEGQTTNLQRLAEPSQLLKSAIVHLINYQDDAELATRALPELTKLLNDEDPVVVTKAAMIVNQLSKKEASRRALMGSPQLVAAVVRAMQNTSDLDTARCTTSILHNLSHHREGLLAIFKSGGIPALVRMLSSPVESVLFYAITTLHNLLLYQEGAKMAVRLADGLQKMVPLLNKNNPKFLAITTDCLQLLAYGNQESKLIILANGGPQALVHIMRNYSYEKLLWTTSRVLKVLSVCPSNKPAIVEAGGMQALGKHLTSNSPRLVQNCLWTLRNLSDVATKQEGLESVLKILVNQLSVDDVNVLTCATGTLSNLTCNNSKNKTLVTQNSGVEALIHAILCAGDKDDITEPAICALRHLTSRHPEAEMAQNSVRLNYGIPAIVKLLNQPNQWPLVKATIGLIRNLALCPANHAPLQEAAVIPRLVQLLVKAHQDAQRHMAAGTQQPYTDGVRMEEIVEGCTGALHILARDPMNRMEIFRLNTIPLFVQLLYSSVENIQRVATGVLCELAQDKEAADVIDAEGASAPLMELLHSHNEGTATYAAAVLFRISEDKNPDYRKRVSVELTNSLFKHDPAAWEAAQSMIPINEPYADDMDATYRPMYSSDVPLDPLEMHMDMDGDYPIDTYSDGLRPPYPTADHMLA